In Pseudomonas abieticivorans, the genomic window TGTTGACGGTTTCAGCAGCACCGTAAACGCCTTTAGGGTCATCCAGGAAGCGCAACTTCCACTTGGCAAACATCCAGTGCGGTACCCAACCGGTGACCGCGATCGATTCGTTCTTGCCTTCGGCGCGGGTCAACTCGGCGATCATCCCGGCGCCGGAACTGGCCTGCAGTTTGTAATTGCTCAGGCCGTAATCCTTGATCGCCTGGTCAGTCTTGAGCATCACGCCTGAACCTGCGTCGATGCCGACAATTTTGTTATTGAAACTGGTATCGGTCTTGAGGTCTTCAATGCTCTTGGCCTTGACGTACTCGGGTACGATCAGGCCAATTTTGGCGTCCTTGAAGTTAGGCCCGAAGTCGACCACCTTGTCCTTGTTCTTGGCCCAGTATTCGCCGTGGGTTACCGGCAGCCAGGCCGAGAGCATGGCGTCCAGTTTGCCGGTGGCCACGCCCTGCCACATGATCCCGGTGGCGACCGCTTGCAACTTGACGTCGTAACCGAGTTTCTGGCGGATCACTTCGGCCGCGACGTTCGTGGTGGCCACGCTATCGGACCAGCCATCGACGTAGCCGATGCTCAATTCAGGCTTGCTTGCGGCGCTGGCCAGGGTGGAACTGATTGCAAGTACCAGAGCGGCGCCCGCTCCCAGGATCTTTCGCATAGTCATCCTACTTCCCCAAAAGGCTGCGCTCGACGACTGTCGAGCATCGTCACGTGTTTTATTGGTGCACGGCGCCTTGAATGCACGCAGGTGCAGGTTGATCATCGGCTCCGGCGGCGGGGGGTCCTGCTCTGCCAGCGACCTTCACCCCGCGATAAACGACATCACTACGCCAGCAGGCGCAATCAGCAACCGCCACGCATGAAATCCGCCCGAACTTTGCATGGCAAGGCTCAAGGGGCAGGCAAATGCAGGTAAGATGCCGGCCTTTGTTCCATGACGAAATGATCATGCCTTCGACTGCCCGCTTCCCCGTTCTGCCTTATCTGTTCGCCTGCGTGATTGGCCTGCTGGCCTTGAGCGGGGTGTGGTACGACCTGGGCAAGCCGGTGGTGCTGCCGGATGCGGCGAGCGCATCGCACAAGCTGCAGTGCGCGTCCTACACGCCGTTTGACAAAGACCAGTCGCCGTTCGACCAGCCGTTCACCATTCGCCCGGCGCGCATCGACGCCGATCTGAAATTACTGGCCACGCGCTTCCAGTGCATTCGCACTTATTCCATGACAGGCCTGGAAGACGTGCCCGCGCTGGCGCGTAAATACGGCCTGAAAGTGATGCTCGGCGCCTGGGTCAACGGCAACCCGGTGGACACCGCCAAGGAAGTCGACGCGCTGATCGCCTCGGCCAACGCCAACGCCGACGTGGTGACCTCAGTGATCGTCGGCAATGAAACCCTGTTGCGCAAAGAGGTCACCGGCAAGCAACTGGCCACGCTGATCCACCGGGTCAAGCAGTCGGTCAAACAACCGGTGACCTACGCCGATGTCTGGGAGTTCTGGCTGCAGTACCCTGAAGTGGCACCTGAGGTGGACTTCATCACCATCCACCTGCTGCCCTACTGGGAAGACCAACCGCTGGACATCGACGATGCGCTGACCCATGTGCGCGACGTACGCGAAGCCTTTGCCCAGCGCTTTGCGCCCAAGGAAATCGTGATCGGCGAAACCGGCTGGCCCAGCGAAGGCCGCCAGCGCGAAACCGCACTGCCGAGCCGCGTCAATGAAGCGCGGTTCATCCGCAGTTTCGTTGCCCAGGCCGAACACAATGGCTGGCATTACAACTTGATCGAAGCGTTCGACCAGCCATGGAAGCGTGCCAGCGAAGGCGCGGTGGGCGGTTATTGGGGGCTGTTCGATGCCGACCGCCAGGACAAGGGCGTGCTCGAAGGCCCGGTATCCAACCTGCCCTACTGGCCGCAATGGCTGGCGGTGGGCGCAGTGATCTTCTTGCTAACCCTGGCCCTGGCCGGCCGTGTGCAGGGGCGCCGCGCCGCGCTGACCCTGCCGCTGCTGGCGGCCCTGGGCGCTGGCAGCATTGGCGTGTGGGGCGAGATGGCGCGCATCAATAGCCGGTTTGCCGAGGAATGGATCTGGGCGGCGCTGTTGGTGGGGCTGAACCTGATCGTGCTGGCCCATGCGGCGCTGCGCCTGAGCGCCAGCGGCGGTTGGCGCCAGCGCCTGTCAGCGTGGCTGGAGCAACGCGGCAGCTGGTGGCTGAGCGCCGCAGGTTTCGCTGCGGCGGTGATGATGCTGGGCCTGGTGTTCGACCCGCGCTACCGCAGCTTCCCCAGCGCCTCCCTGGTACTGCCGGCGCTGGTGTACCTGCTGCGCCCGGTGCCGGTACGCCGCGCCGAAGTGACACTGCTGGCCGCGATCGTGGGCTTCGGCATCCCCTTGCAACTGCTGCGCGAAGGCCTGCAAAACCAGCAGGCCTGGGGCTGGGCACTGGTGAGCCTGATGATGGTGCTGGCGCTGTGGCGGGCCATCCGCACGGATCGCAGAACACCGCTTCGCGGATAAATCCGCGCCTACCGGACCAGACGCAAGCCTGCGATCACCACCGCGAACACCCCCAGGCTTGCGCTGTACAGGACCAGCGCCGGCACGCCGATCACCAGTGCCAGTGCCGCCAACCACCAGCCAAAGCAACCGCGCACGAAAAAAGCGACCACCGAACTGGTCAACGCGGCAAAGGCGATGTAGCGAAAATGGATCAGCCAGCCCAACCCCGAACGCAGCTGGCATTCCCAGCGGCTGGCCTCGTCGCTGCACAGCCCCACCCATTTGGCGTCCTCCATCAGCCCGTAGCGCAGGCTATAGCTGGCCAACAAGGACAGGGCCAGCAAAACCAACAGCAAAACCAGTGATGTGCGGCGCGACATGAACAGCTCCAATAGGCGAAAACGGCGCCCAGCATAATCTGCCCCATAAGGTATGCAAGGCAAAACAGCACAACTCGTCTACTTTCAGGATGGGGGGCGGTGTATCGTTTGCGCGTAACGCATTTGATGCACTAAAAACTCGTTGACTTGGCAACTTGCCACCAGCGTGGTGGTCAGAGCCTGCGTACCTCAAATCAGACTTTTCCTTTTAGGGCTAAAGCCATGCTCCGAATTTTGCGCTTCGCTGCCGTGCTGGGTGGCCTCATTTTGAGTGCGTCCGCGCTGGCGAAGGATATTGACGCCGCCAGCTACGGCTACCCACTGACCAATCCGTTCGAGGCGACGATTGCCACGACCCCGCCCGAACTGCGCCCGGACCTGCCGGACGACCAGGATATTGACCAGTCCGATTACACCCTGAACCTGCGTCCGGAGCGTGAATTCACCCTGCCCGATAACTTTTGGGCCGTGAAAAAGCTGCGCTATCGCCTGGCCAAGCAGGACCACCCCGCGCCGTTGATCTTCATCATCGCCGGTACCGGCGCGCCCTATACCAGTACCTTCAACGAGTTTTTGAAAAAGCTCTACTACAAGGCCGGCTATAACGTGGTGCAACTGTCGTCGCCCACCAGCTTCGACTTCATGAGCGCCGCGTCGCGCTTTGCCACCCCGGGCGTGAGCAAGGAAGACGCCGAGGACCTGTACCGGGTCATGCAGGCCGTACGCGCCCAGCACCCCAAGCTTGCGGTCACCGATTTCTACCTGACCGGCTACAGCCTGGGCGCCCTGGATGCGGCCTTCGTCAGCCACCTGGACGAAACCCGGCGCAGCTTCAACTTCAAGAAAGTGCTGCTGATCAATCCGCCGGTCAACCTTTACACCTCCATCAGTAACCTGGACAAGCTGGTCCAGACCCAGGTCAAGGGCATCAACAACAGCACCACGTTCTATGAACTGGTACTGGCCAAGCTGACCCGCTACTTCCAGCAAAAAGGCTACATCGACCTCAACGACGCATTGCTGTATGACTTCCAGCAGTCGCGCCAGCACCTGTCCAACGAACAGATGGCCATGCTGATCGGTACCTCGTTCCGCTTCAGTTCCGCCGACATCGCCTTTACCTCGGACTTGATCAACCGCCGCGGCCTGATCACCCCACCCAAGTTCCCGATCACCGAAGGCACCAGCCTCACGCCGTTCCTCAAGCGCGCGCTGCAGTGCGACTTTGACTGCTACCTGACCGACCAGGTGATCCCGATGTGGCGCGCCCGCACCGACGGCAGCAGCCTGTTGCAACTGGTGGACCAGGTGAGCCTGTACGCGCTCAAGGACTACCTGCACGACAATCCGAAGATCGCCGTGATGCACAACGCCGACGACGTGATCCTGGGCCCCGGCGACCTGGGCTTCCTGCGCAAGACCTTTGGCGAGCGCTTGACCGTTTACCCACACGGTGGCCATTGCGGCAACCTCAACTACCGCGTCAACACCGACGCCATGCTGGAGTTCTTCCGTGGCTAAACACTACCTTCTACTCGCAGCCCTGCTCTGCGCCGGCGTTGCCCACGCGGACGACACCCCGGCCACCAAGGTAGACCCGGACGGCTTCACCGAGCCGCTCAAGCAATTGAAGTTCAACCCCGGGCTTGACCAGCGCGAGTTTGAGCGCTCGACCCTGACCGCGCTGGCCGTGTACGACCCGCTGGAAAACATGAACCGGCGCATCTACCACTTCAACTACCGGTTCGATGAGTGGGTGTTCTTGCCGGTGGTCAATGGCTACCGCTACATCACGCCGAGCTTTTTGCGCACCGGGGTCAGCAACTTCTTCAACAACCTGGGCGACGTGCCTAACCTGTTGAACAGCTTGCTGCAGCTCAAGGGCAAGCGCTCGCTGGACATCACCGGGCGCTTGCTGCTCAACACCACCGTGGGCATTGCCGGCCTCTGGGACCCGGCTACCATGATGGGCCTGCAACGCCAGAGCGAAGACTTCGGCCAGACCTTGGGCTTCTACGGCGTGCCAAGTGGCGCCTACCTGGTGTTGCCG contains:
- a CDS encoding glycine betaine ABC transporter substrate-binding protein produces the protein MTMRKILGAGAALVLAISSTLASAASKPELSIGYVDGWSDSVATTNVAAEVIRQKLGYDVKLQAVATGIMWQGVATGKLDAMLSAWLPVTHGEYWAKNKDKVVDFGPNFKDAKIGLIVPEYVKAKSIEDLKTDTSFNNKIVGIDAGSGVMLKTDQAIKDYGLSNYKLQASSGAGMIAELTRAEGKNESIAVTGWVPHWMFAKWKLRFLDDPKGVYGAAETVNSIGSLGLEKKAPEVATFLKKFQWNSKDEIGEVMLAIQDGAKPEAAAKDWVAKHPDRVAQWTAK
- a CDS encoding glycosyl hydrolase family 17 protein, yielding MPSTARFPVLPYLFACVIGLLALSGVWYDLGKPVVLPDAASASHKLQCASYTPFDKDQSPFDQPFTIRPARIDADLKLLATRFQCIRTYSMTGLEDVPALARKYGLKVMLGAWVNGNPVDTAKEVDALIASANANADVVTSVIVGNETLLRKEVTGKQLATLIHRVKQSVKQPVTYADVWEFWLQYPEVAPEVDFITIHLLPYWEDQPLDIDDALTHVRDVREAFAQRFAPKEIVIGETGWPSEGRQRETALPSRVNEARFIRSFVAQAEHNGWHYNLIEAFDQPWKRASEGAVGGYWGLFDADRQDKGVLEGPVSNLPYWPQWLAVGAVIFLLTLALAGRVQGRRAALTLPLLAALGAGSIGVWGEMARINSRFAEEWIWAALLVGLNLIVLAHAALRLSASGGWRQRLSAWLEQRGSWWLSAAGFAAAVMMLGLVFDPRYRSFPSASLVLPALVYLLRPVPVRRAEVTLLAAIVGFGIPLQLLREGLQNQQAWGWALVSLMMVLALWRAIRTDRRTPLRG
- a CDS encoding serine/threonine protein kinase, with the protein product MLRILRFAAVLGGLILSASALAKDIDAASYGYPLTNPFEATIATTPPELRPDLPDDQDIDQSDYTLNLRPEREFTLPDNFWAVKKLRYRLAKQDHPAPLIFIIAGTGAPYTSTFNEFLKKLYYKAGYNVVQLSSPTSFDFMSAASRFATPGVSKEDAEDLYRVMQAVRAQHPKLAVTDFYLTGYSLGALDAAFVSHLDETRRSFNFKKVLLINPPVNLYTSISNLDKLVQTQVKGINNSTTFYELVLAKLTRYFQQKGYIDLNDALLYDFQQSRQHLSNEQMAMLIGTSFRFSSADIAFTSDLINRRGLITPPKFPITEGTSLTPFLKRALQCDFDCYLTDQVIPMWRARTDGSSLLQLVDQVSLYALKDYLHDNPKIAVMHNADDVILGPGDLGFLRKTFGERLTVYPHGGHCGNLNYRVNTDAMLEFFRG
- a CDS encoding MlaA family lipoprotein produces the protein MLCAGVAHADDTPATKVDPDGFTEPLKQLKFNPGLDQREFERSTLTALAVYDPLENMNRRIYHFNYRFDEWVFLPVVNGYRYITPSFLRTGVSNFFNNLGDVPNLLNSLLQLKGKRSLDITGRLLLNTTVGIAGLWDPATMMGLQRQSEDFGQTLGFYGVPSGAYLVLPFLGPSNLRDAGGLLFDYGAESQINFLNVSQESSRHPEIWALRFVDKRYQTSFRYGQMNSPFEYEKVRYVYTEARKLQIAE